The Blattabacterium cuenoti sequence TACACAGTGCTGTATCTGTTTTTGTATTTAATAAAAAATATAGAAAATATGATAATATGTTGTTAATGTTGCAAAAAAGATCCTCAGAAAAATATCACTCTTCACTTTTATGGACTAATACCTGTTGTAGTCATCCTAGAAAAGATGAATCTGTTTTGACAGCTGCACATCGTTGTTTAATAGAAGAAATGGGTTTTGATTGTTTTCTAGAAAATAAATTTTGTTTTACCTATCATGAATTATTAAATAATGGATTAATAGAAAATGAATTAGATCACGTATTTGTAGGATATTATGCATATTCTCCTGTTATTAATTCTAAAGAAGTAGATAATTGGAAATGGATGACTATAAAAGAATTAATAAAAGATATTCAACTTAATCCGAATTCTTATACCATTTGGTTAAAAATTATTATCAAAAATTATTTACTAAAATTAATTTAGATTTAAAAAAAATTTAATTATGGAAGCAACTATAAGTAGAAAAGGACATTTTAGTGCTGCACATAGACTATGCAATCCTCAATGGGATTATCATAAAAATATTGAAGTATTTGGAAAATGCGCTTATTTAAATTATCATGGACATAATTATGAGTATATAGTAAGTCTTACAGGAAAGATAAATCCGGAAACTGGATTTGTTTTCAGTTTACAAAAATTAAAAAACATCCTTTCTAAAGAAATAGAAGAACTTTTTGATCACAAAAATATCAACCTAGACATTAAAGACTTCTCAAAAATTAATCCTACCGCAGAAAATATTGCTATTTTTTTATGGAATCGAATAAAAAAGAAAATATCGTCTAACTTGCATTTAAAAGTAACTTTATATGAAACAAAAAATAATTTTGTAGAATATGATGGATCATAATGTAAAAAAAACAGCTCTATATAACAGTCATATAAAATTAGGAGCTAAAATAATTCCTTATTCTGGTTTTTATATGCCTCTTCAATATGTTTCTTCATTAATAGAACATATGGCTGTAAGGAAAAATGTTGGCATTTTTGACGTAAGTCATATGGGTAAATTTATTTTAAAAGGAAAAAATTCTCATAATCTTTTGCAATACCTTACAACTAATGATCTGTCTAATATAAAAACAGGTCAAGCTCAATATTCTTGTTTAATCAATAACTTAGGAGGAATTATAGATGATTTAGTCATTTACAAAATTTCAGAAGAAGAATTTTTACTTATAGTTAATGCAACTAATATTGAGAAAAATAAAAAATGGATAAATGATCATTTTAATTATCAAGATTTAGCATTTACAGATTATTCTCATGAATATTCTCTTTTAGCTATCCAAGGGCCAAAATCTTTGTCTTCTATTCAAAAATTAACCAACATTTCTTTATCTAAAATTCCTTTTTATTGTTTTGAAATAGGAAAATTTGCACAAATAGATGATGTTTTGATATCTCGTACAGGATATACTGGATCTATAGGAGTAGAAATTTATATACGTAATGAATATGCAGAAAATATTTGGAATGAAATTCTAAAAATAGGAAAAATTTTTCAAATAACACCTTGTGGAATAGCAAGTAGAGATTCTTTGAGATTGGAGATGGGATATCGTTTATATGGTCATGAATTATCTGAAAATATAACGCCTATAGAAGCTGGATTATCTTGGATTACCAAGTTTAACAAAAAATTTATAGGAAGAGAAATATTGTATAAACAAAAAAAAGAAGGCAACTATAAAAAGTTTATATCTTTTCTTGTAGAAGAAAAAGGAAAAATACCTAGATCAGGATATTTTTTGAAAGATGAAAAAAATTTGATAGTTGGAAGAGTCACTTCTGGTGTATATTCTCCAGTATTAAAAAAAGGAATAGGATTAGGATACATAACAAAAAATAATTGGGATTTAGACAAACATTCTATTTTTGTTTCAATAAGAGAAAATAATATTCCCATTAAGATAATCAAACTTCCCTTCATAAAAAAAACATAAAAACATTTCGTATTTCCTTAATTTAAAAATATCCAAAGTATAACATATTTACAACATATCAAAAAAAATTTTTTATTGGCCATTCCTGTTTCTTTTACTCAATTAGGAGTCATATGTGTTAGTTTTTCTGATAATATCATGGTAGGTTTTTTAGGAAAAAAAGCTTTAGCATCAGTTTCATTAGCCAATGCTGTTTTTTTTATTGTCATTATTTTTGGACTTGGAATATCCACCTCAATCTCTTCTTTGATAGCATCTTTGGATGCTAAACATGAATATAAAAAAGGAGCCATGATTTTTTATCATGGTCTAATTCTTAATTTTTTCTTGTCAATTATTATGTACGTTTTTATACATGTTTTTTTTTATGTGATTCCATATTTAGGACAACCTCAAGAAATTTTAAATGATACCATATCTTTTTTAAGAATTACAGCTTTATCTTTTATTCCGTGGATGGCTTTCGAAGTTTTTCGAAAGTTTTCCGAAGGATTATCTTTAGTTTTTCCTAGCCTAATTATTACTTGGGTTTCGGCTATTGTTAACATAATATTAAATTATTCATTTATCAACGGATATTATGGATTTCCAAATTTAGGAATAAGGGGAATAGCTTATGCTACTTTGATTTCTCGTATCACTATGCTTATAGGTCTTTATCTTCTATTATATAAGTATAAAAAAGTTCGTATTTATTACAAGTACTTTCATTATTTCTTTAAAAAAGAATATTTTGAAAAAATTTTGAGAATTGGAATTCCTTCTGGACTACATATGTTATTTGAAATGAGTACTTTTTCTATATCTTCTTTTATTACTGGAAAATGTGGGATCAAAGAATTAGCAGCACATCAAATAGTAATTAGTCTTGTTTCGTCTACTTTTCTTTTAAGTACAGGATTTTCTGTGGCAGCAACAGTAAGAATAGGAAATCAATTAGCATTAAAAAATTATTCTGAATTAAGAAAAATAGGATGGTCTATTATATTTATGGGCATGACATTCATGTTATTATGCAGTTTTTTATTTGTTTTATTTAGAAATCATATTCCATATATATACATAAAAAACGACAATGAAGTCGTTCATATAGCAGAAAAAATGATTATTATTGCTAGTATTTTTCAATTATTTGACGGATTACAAGGAATAATTATTGGAGCTTTAAGAGGCATACAAGATGTAAAAATTCCTATGTGGATAAGTTTTTTTTCTTATTGGATTGTGGCGTTGCCCATTGCATGGATTTTTTCTATATATCTTAAGATGGGGGGGAAAGGAGTTTGGACGGGTTTAGGAATCGGTCTCACTATATCCTCTATGCTATTGATGATAAGATATGAAACTATAACCAAAAGACTCATAAAAATGAATAATAATTGAATCTTTATTAAAGATTAAATATCTATATTTGTTGGAATATGTATTATACAAAATCTTGATTAAGTGTTCTTAATTAATTTCATTCGTTTATGAAAACATTCAAAGATTATAATTTTTTAAACGATAAAATTATTCAAGCTTTAGAAGATATAGGAATAAAAACTCCTACACCTATACAAAAAAAAGTTATTCCATATTTGTTAAAATCAGGAAAAGATTTAATAGCATTGGCACAGACTGGTACTGGAAAAACAGCTGCTTTCGGATTGCCTATCATACAAAAAATAAATTTAGAATTTCGTTTTCCTCAAGCATTAATCTTATGTCCGACAAGAGAACTTTGCATACAGATAACACGTGATCTTTCTCGTTTTTCTAGATATATTTCATTAATAAAAATTATTCCATTATATGGAGGTGTTAGTATCGATAATCAAATATTATCTTTACAAAAAGATGCTCATATTATTGTCGGAACTCCAGGTAGAATTATTGATTTAATGAAAAGAAAAAAACTACATTTATCCGATATAAAATATTTAGTACTTGATGAAGCAGATGAAATGTTAAATATGGGATTCAAAGAAGAATTAGATTCCATTATTATAAAATTACCGAAAAAAAGACAAAGTTTACTATTTTCTGCTACGATGTCTAAATATATGAATGGAATAGCACATGATTATTTAATAGATCCTAGAGAAATTATTACAGGAAAACGAAATGTAGCATCTGATGATGTAAAACATATTTATTACATAGTAAGCAATCAAAATAAATATCTTGCTTTAAAACGTATCGTAGATATCAATCCGGATATTTATGGAATTATTTTTTGTAAAACTAGAAAAGAAACTAGAGAAATAGCAGAATGTTTAATACAAGATGGTTATAACGCGGATGCTCTTTATGGAGATCTGTCTCAATCACAACGAGAATCCGTTATGAACCGATTTAGAAAAAGAATTTTACAATTTCTTGTGGCAACAGATATAGCAGCACGCGGTATAGATGTAAATGATGTCACTCATGTAATCAACTATAATATTCCAGATGAAAGTGAAATTTATGTACATAGGAGCGGTCGAACAGGAAGAGCTGGAAATACGGGAATTTCTGTTTGTATCATTCGTTCTAAAGAAACCAGAAATTTACGAGAATTTGAAAAAAAAATAGGAAAAAGTTTTGAGAGAATTATGATTCCTTCTGGTGAGGAAGTATGTAAAAAAAAACTCTTTCATTTTATAGAAAAAGTAAAAGAAGCAGTAGTGGATGAACAATCTATGAAAACATTTCTTCCAGAAATACAAAAAAAATTGGAATTATTTGATCGGGAAGAATTAATTAAACGTTTTTCTTGGATAGAGTTTGATCGTTTTTTTTCTTATTACAAAGATTCTAAGAATTTAAACAATTCTATTTTTTCTTGCAAAAACAAGCATTCTACAAAAAGAAAATTTTTGTCAAAAAGAATGAAAAAAGAATCTTTTTCAAAACTTTTTCTAAATATAGGATATAAAGATAATTTAACAAAGTTAGGCCTGATTAATTTAATCAATCAAGCAGTTAATAATTCACGTATTAATATTGGAAATATAGAAATATTATCCAATTTTTCTTTATTTGAAGTAGAAAAACGTTATCAAAAAAAAATATTAATAGGAATGAGTAGAATCCATCATTTTGGAAAACCTATTTCTATAGAAATAAAAAATTAAAATTTGATTTATGGCTGGTAATATTTTTGGGAATTTATTTAGAGTTACTACTTTTGGAGAAAGCCATGGAAATGCTCTAGGAGGCATTATTGATGGATGCCCTGCTGGAATAGAATTAAATTTTGAAGAAATTCAAAATGAATTAAATCGAAGAAGACCAGGTCAATCCTCTATTGTTACTCAAAGAAATGAACCGGACAAAGTAAATTTTCTTTCTGGAATTTTGGACAATAAAACTACAGGAACTCCTATTGGATTTGTTATCTATAATAAAGATCATCAATCCGATGATTATAGACATATTCAAAACATATATCGTCCTTCTCATTCAGATTTTACCTATGAAAAAAAATATGGAATAAGAGATTATAGAGGAGGTGGACGTTCTTCTGCACGTGAAACAATATGTAGAGTCGTAGCTGGATCCATTGCTAAACAACTAATAAAAGATATCAAGATCACATCTTATGTTTCTTCCGTTGGTAACATATCCATCAACAAACCTTATCAAGATTTGGACTTATCAAAAATAGAAGAAAGTCCTATCAGATGTCCTGATTCATATACTGCAGAAAAAATGATATCTTTAATCCGTAAAATTCAGAAAAAAGGAGATACCATAGGTGGAACTATCACCTGTGTTGTAAAAAATGTTCCAGTAGGGATCGGAGAACCAGTTTTTAACAAATTACATGCTGAATTGGCAAAAGCTATGCTTTCTATTAATGCTGTAAAAGGTTTTGAATATGGTAGTGGATTTTTTGGATCGGAGTTGACTGGATCCAAACATAATGATTTATTTAATAGTGACGGAACTACTAAAACGAATTTTTCCGGAGGTATTTTAGGTGGAATATCAAATGGAATGGATATTTATTTTAGAATAGCATTTAAACCTGTAGCTACAATAATGCAAAAACAAAAAACTATAGATAAAAAAGGAAATTTAGTTTTTATGGAAGGAAAGGGGAGGCATGATCCATGTGTACTTCCTCGTGCTATTCCAATTGTGGAATCTATGACTGCTTTAGTTTTAGCAGATTATTGGATGTATAGAAAATTATCTAAATATTCTTCAATAAGGAATTGAAATCATACCTTCTAATTTTTATTTTAGGTCCAACTAGCGTTGGAAAAACGTCTATATCCATTTTTTTAGCAAAAAAATTAAAAACTGAAATTTTGTCTTGTGATTCTAGACAATTTTATCAAGAACTAAAAATAGGATCTTCTAGACCTACTGTAAAAGAACTTGAATCTATTCCACATCATTTTATAGGACATTTAACTATTCATCAGTCTTATAATGCTAAATGTTTTGAGAAAGATTCATTAAAAAAAATGAAACAATTATTTAAAAAATATTCCGTTTTGATTATGGTTGGAGGATCTGGATTATATGAAAAATCGATAACAGAAGGGTTGTCAGATATTCCGAATATTGATTTAAATATTAGAAATGATCTAATCTATAATTTCAAAAATAAAGGAATTGTTTTTCTTCAAAAAGAAATTCATAAATTATCCTCTATCCCTACAAATATAGATATGAATAATCCAAGACGTTTAATAAGATATTTGGAAATAATTAAATCTACAGGAAAAAATCCTTCTTTCTTTTTTAAAAAGAAAAATTTAAGATTTTTTTCAATCCTAAAAATTGGATTAACTTTGCCAAGAGATGAGATCTATTTTAGAATAAATAATAGAGTAGAAAAAATGATTCAAATGGGATTATTAAAAGAAGCTTATAGATATTATCCTCACAGACATTTAAATAGCTTATGCACTATCGGATATAAAGAAATCTTTGATTTTTTATCATCTAAAAATAAACACTCATTCCATGAAACAATAGAAGAAATAAAAAAAAACACCAGAAAATATGCAAAAAGACAATTAACTTGGTATCGAAAAGATCCTTCTATTACATGGTTTCATCCAAAAGACAAAGAAAAAATATTTTCTTTTATTAAAGCAAAAATGGGCAATACTGGATTTGAACCAGTGACCTCCTGCTTGTAAAACAGATGCTCTAAACCATGCTGAGCTAATTGCCCTAAAAATATTTTCAAATGTAAAGAAAAATTTATAAACTTAATAAAGCTTCAGATACAGTAAAAGTACTTCCACTTATTAAAATTAAATCTTTTTTTTTAGCTTTAGATTTTGCTGATAAAAAAGCTGTTTTTACAGAAGAATAAAAGTACATCTTTTGGTTATTTTTTAACATATTTTTTGCCAAAATTTTTAAATTTTCAATAGAAAATTTTCTTTCTATATTAGGTTGACAAAAGTAGTAATAAGCATTAACAGGAAAATATTTTAATAATCTTTCCACTTTTTTTTCTTTTACAAAACCTAATACTAAATGCAGATTTTCATAGGATTCTTTTTTCAATTGTTTATTGATTATAAGAATACCTTCTTCATTATGAGCAATATCACAAATAATTTTCGGATCCAATCGTTGTAATATCTGCCAACGTCCTCTAAAATTAGTATTTTCAATAACTTTTTTTAATCCGTTCTTTATAGATTCATTCGAGACTATTACATTTTTTCTTTTTTGCAAAATGTCTATAGTTTTTAATACTATAATTCTA is a genomic window containing:
- the miaA gene encoding tRNA (adenosine(37)-N6)-dimethylallyltransferase MiaA, giving the protein MKSYLLIFILGPTSVGKTSISIFLAKKLKTEILSCDSRQFYQELKIGSSRPTVKELESIPHHFIGHLTIHQSYNAKCFEKDSLKKMKQLFKKYSVLIMVGGSGLYEKSITEGLSDIPNIDLNIRNDLIYNFKNKGIVFLQKEIHKLSSIPTNIDMNNPRRLIRYLEIIKSTGKNPSFFFKKKNLRFFSILKIGLTLPRDEIYFRINNRVEKMIQMGLLKEAYRYYPHRHLNSLCTIGYKEIFDFLSSKNKHSFHETIEEIKKNTRKYAKRQLTWYRKDPSITWFHPKDKEKIFSFIKAKMGNTGFEPVTSCL
- a CDS encoding DEAD/DEAH box helicase; amino-acid sequence: MKTFKDYNFLNDKIIQALEDIGIKTPTPIQKKVIPYLLKSGKDLIALAQTGTGKTAAFGLPIIQKINLEFRFPQALILCPTRELCIQITRDLSRFSRYISLIKIIPLYGGVSIDNQILSLQKDAHIIVGTPGRIIDLMKRKKLHLSDIKYLVLDEADEMLNMGFKEELDSIIIKLPKKRQSLLFSATMSKYMNGIAHDYLIDPREIITGKRNVASDDVKHIYYIVSNQNKYLALKRIVDINPDIYGIIFCKTRKETREIAECLIQDGYNADALYGDLSQSQRESVMNRFRKRILQFLVATDIAARGIDVNDVTHVINYNIPDESEIYVHRSGRTGRAGNTGISVCIIRSKETRNLREFEKKIGKSFERIMIPSGEEVCKKKLFHFIEKVKEAVVDEQSMKTFLPEIQKKLELFDREELIKRFSWIEFDRFFSYYKDSKNLNNSIFSCKNKHSTKRKFLSKRMKKESFSKLFLNIGYKDNLTKLGLINLINQAVNNSRINIGNIEILSNFSLFEVEKRYQKKILIGMSRIHHFGKPISIEIKN
- the gcvT gene encoding glycine cleavage system aminomethyltransferase GcvT, whose protein sequence is MDHNVKKTALYNSHIKLGAKIIPYSGFYMPLQYVSSLIEHMAVRKNVGIFDVSHMGKFILKGKNSHNLLQYLTTNDLSNIKTGQAQYSCLINNLGGIIDDLVIYKISEEEFLLIVNATNIEKNKKWINDHFNYQDLAFTDYSHEYSLLAIQGPKSLSSIQKLTNISLSKIPFYCFEIGKFAQIDDVLISRTGYTGSIGVEIYIRNEYAENIWNEILKIGKIFQITPCGIASRDSLRLEMGYRLYGHELSENITPIEAGLSWITKFNKKFIGREILYKQKKEGNYKKFISFLVEEKGKIPRSGYFLKDEKNLIVGRVTSGVYSPVLKKGIGLGYITKNNWDLDKHSIFVSIRENNIPIKIIKLPFIKKT
- a CDS encoding MATE family efflux transporter; its protein translation is MVGFLGKKALASVSLANAVFFIVIIFGLGISTSISSLIASLDAKHEYKKGAMIFYHGLILNFFLSIIMYVFIHVFFYVIPYLGQPQEILNDTISFLRITALSFIPWMAFEVFRKFSEGLSLVFPSLIITWVSAIVNIILNYSFINGYYGFPNLGIRGIAYATLISRITMLIGLYLLLYKYKKVRIYYKYFHYFFKKEYFEKILRIGIPSGLHMLFEMSTFSISSFITGKCGIKELAAHQIVISLVSSTFLLSTGFSVAATVRIGNQLALKNYSELRKIGWSIIFMGMTFMLLCSFLFVLFRNHIPYIYIKNDNEVVHIAEKMIIIASIFQLFDGLQGIIIGALRGIQDVKIPMWISFFSYWIVALPIAWIFSIYLKMGGKGVWTGLGIGLTISSMLLMIRYETITKRLIKMNNN
- a CDS encoding isopentenyl-diphosphate Delta-isomerase, producing MTRKQEDFIPLIGNKNKIIGFEKKEKIHEKGLLHSAVSVFVFNKKYRKYDNMLLMLQKRSSEKYHSSLLWTNTCCSHPRKDESVLTAAHRCLIEEMGFDCFLENKFCFTYHELLNNGLIENELDHVFVGYYAYSPVINSKEVDNWKWMTIKELIKDIQLNPNSYTIWLKIIIKNYLLKLI
- a CDS encoding 6-pyruvoyl trahydropterin synthase family protein → MEATISRKGHFSAAHRLCNPQWDYHKNIEVFGKCAYLNYHGHNYEYIVSLTGKINPETGFVFSLQKLKNILSKEIEELFDHKNINLDIKDFSKINPTAENIAIFLWNRIKKKISSNLHLKVTLYETKNNFVEYDGS
- the aroC gene encoding chorismate synthase, whose protein sequence is MAGNIFGNLFRVTTFGESHGNALGGIIDGCPAGIELNFEEIQNELNRRRPGQSSIVTQRNEPDKVNFLSGILDNKTTGTPIGFVIYNKDHQSDDYRHIQNIYRPSHSDFTYEKKYGIRDYRGGGRSSARETICRVVAGSIAKQLIKDIKITSYVSSVGNISINKPYQDLDLSKIEESPIRCPDSYTAEKMISLIRKIQKKGDTIGGTITCVVKNVPVGIGEPVFNKLHAELAKAMLSINAVKGFEYGSGFFGSELTGSKHNDLFNSDGTTKTNFSGGILGGISNGMDIYFRIAFKPVATIMQKQKTIDKKGNLVFMEGKGRHDPCVLPRAIPIVESMTALVLADYWMYRKLSKYSSIRN